In the Corynebacterium suedekumii genome, one interval contains:
- a CDS encoding type 1 glutamine amidotransferase domain-containing protein has translation MTDLNNRTVAVLATDGFEDSELTSPVDAVKAAGATVTVLSTETGSIEGKNGTAVTVDTTTAEADAADFDALILPGGTGNADKIRMDSDAVAFVKKLVEAGKPVGVICHGAWILTDADVLQGRTLTSFPSLKTDLRNAGATWVDEEVHVDQGLVSSRTPDDLPAFNAKIVEEFGEGTH, from the coding sequence ATGACCGATCTGAACAACCGCACCGTCGCCGTCCTCGCCACCGACGGCTTCGAGGATTCCGAGCTCACCAGCCCCGTCGACGCCGTCAAGGCCGCCGGCGCCACCGTGACGGTCCTGTCCACCGAGACCGGATCCATTGAGGGCAAGAACGGCACCGCCGTCACCGTGGACACGACCACCGCCGAGGCTGACGCCGCCGACTTCGACGCCCTCATCCTGCCGGGCGGTACCGGCAACGCGGACAAGATCCGCATGGACTCCGACGCCGTCGCCTTCGTGAAGAAGCTGGTCGAGGCCGGCAAGCCCGTCGGCGTCATCTGCCACGGTGCCTGGATCCTCACCGACGCCGACGTCCTGCAGGGCCGCACCCTCACGTCCTTCCCGTCGCTCAAGACCGACCTGCGCAACGCCGGTGCGACCTGGGTCGACGAGGAGGTCCACGTGGACCAGGGCCTGGTGTCCTCCCGCACCCCGGACGATCTGCCAGCCTTCAATGCCAAGATCGTCGAGGAGTTCGGCGAAGGTACGCACTAG
- the rsmA gene encoding 16S rRNA (adenine(1518)-N(6)/adenine(1519)-N(6))-dimethyltransferase RsmA: protein MTSDDPSASAELLGPVEIRSLAEKLDVTPTKKLGQNFVHDPNTVRRIVAAADLAPDDHVVEVGPGLGSLTLALLDTVDKVTAVEIDPRLAAELPATVSWRAEPFADRLTVVQKDALKITAADLRNPSALVANLPYNVSVPVLLHLLATFPSIRRVLVMVQAEVADRLAATPGSKIYGVPSVKAAFYGDVKRAGAIGKNVFWPAPKIESGLVRIDRYDNPPWPVTESSRAAVWPLVDAAFAQRRKTLRAALAGHYGSGAAAEEALLAAGIDPQLRGEKLTVADFVRLAGVTS, encoded by the coding sequence ATGACCTCCGACGACCCGTCCGCCTCGGCCGAGCTCCTCGGCCCGGTGGAGATCCGTTCCCTGGCCGAGAAACTCGACGTCACCCCGACGAAGAAGCTCGGCCAGAACTTCGTCCACGACCCGAACACGGTCCGGCGGATCGTCGCGGCCGCTGATCTCGCCCCGGACGATCACGTCGTCGAGGTCGGCCCCGGGCTGGGGTCGTTGACGCTTGCACTGCTGGACACGGTGGACAAGGTCACCGCCGTGGAGATCGATCCGCGCCTGGCCGCCGAGCTGCCCGCCACCGTCAGCTGGCGGGCCGAACCCTTCGCCGACCGTCTCACGGTGGTTCAGAAGGACGCCCTCAAGATCACCGCCGCCGACCTGCGCAACCCGAGCGCGCTGGTGGCCAATCTGCCCTACAACGTCTCCGTGCCGGTCCTGCTGCACCTGCTGGCCACGTTCCCGTCGATCCGCCGGGTCCTGGTCATGGTCCAGGCGGAGGTCGCCGACCGGCTCGCCGCCACCCCCGGCTCGAAGATCTACGGCGTCCCCAGCGTCAAGGCCGCCTTCTACGGCGACGTGAAACGCGCCGGGGCGATCGGGAAGAACGTGTTCTGGCCGGCCCCGAAGATCGAGTCGGGTCTGGTCCGCATCGACCGCTACGACAACCCGCCGTGGCCCGTCACCGAATCCTCCCGCGCTGCCGTCTGGCCGCTTGTCGACGCCGCCTTCGCCCAGCGCCGCAAAACCCTCCGCGCCGCCCTCGCCGGCCACTACGGCTCCGGCGCCGCCGCCGAGGAGGCCCTGCTCGCCGCGGGCATTGACCCGCAGCTGCGCGGCGAGAAACTCACCGTCGCCGACTTCGTCCGGCTGGCCGGGGTGACCTCATGA